A genomic stretch from Etheostoma cragini isolate CJK2018 chromosome 8, CSU_Ecrag_1.0, whole genome shotgun sequence includes:
- the det1 gene encoding DET1 homolog, with amino-acid sequence MDEDTPTLKPRRIQNQNVVYRLERRRICSGRPGAHWYRVRCFHQNLFPNFTVVNVEKPPCFLRKFSPDGRCFIAFSSDQTSLEIYEYQGCQAAQDLLRGQEGETLLTANDQRSLNIRGRLFDRFFSLLHVTNVASNGEHLNRECSLFTDDCRYVIVGSAVYVPEEPPPYFFEVYRNNESVTPNPRSPLEDYSLHIIDLHTGRLCDTRSFKCDKIILSHNQGLYLYRNILAVLSVQQQTIHVFQVTPEGTFLDVRTIGRFCYEDDLLTLSAVYTEAQAESQPGFPRLYTDKTINSLKHRLLVYLWRRAEQDGSATAKRRFFQFFDQLRRLRMWKMQLLDEHHLFIKYTSEDVVTLRVTDPSQPSFFVVYNMVSTEVLAVFENTSDQLLELFENFCDLFRNATLHSQAVQFPCSASSNNYARQVQRRFKDTIVNAKYGGHTEAVRRLLGQLPISAQSYSSSPYLDLSLFSYDDKWVSVMERPKTCGDHPIRFYARDSGLLKFKIQAGLLGRPVNHAVRRLVAFTFHPFEPFAISVQRTNAEYVVNFHMRHVCG; translated from the exons ATGGATGAGGACACCCCAACACTAAAGCCCAGACGCATCCAGAATCAAAACGTGGTTTATCGCCTTGAAAGGCGCAGAATCTGTTCGGGGCGGCCCGGAGCTCACTGGTACAGAGTACGCTGCTTCCACCAGAACCTTTTCCCCAACTTCACTGTTGTCAACGTGGAGAAGCCCCCCTGCTTCCTAAGGAAGTTCTCACCGGATGGACGCTGTTTCATCGCCTTCTCTTCCGACCAGACTTCCCTGGAG ATATATGAGTATCAAGGCTGCCAGGCTGCTCAGGACCTGCTGAGAGGCCAAGAGGGAGAGACTCTTCTAACGGCCAATGACCAGCGTTCCCTTAACATCCGAGGCCGCCTGTTTGATCGCTTCTTCTCCCTGCTCCACGTCACTAATGTGGCCTCAAACGGAGAACACCTCAACCGGGAGTGCAGCCTCTTCACAGACGACTGCCGCTATGTCATTGTTGGGTCGGCAGTGTACGTCCCAGAGGAGCCACCGCCTTACTTTTTTGAG GTGTATCGGAACAACGAATCTGTGACTCCCAACCCTCGGTCTCCTCTAGAAGACTACTCCCTCCACATTATCGACCTCCACACTGGCAGGCTGTGCGACACCAGGTCATTTAAGTGTGACAAGATCATCCTTTCCCACAACCAGGGCCTGTACCTCTACCGGAACATCCTGGCTGTGCTGTCGGTCCAGCAGCAGACCATACACGTGTTTCAG gTCACTCCAGAGGGAACATTTCTAGATGTAAGGACTATTGGGCGGTTCTGTTATGAGGACGACCTCCTGACTCTTTCAGCAGTCTACACCGAGGCTCAGGCTGAGAGTCAGCCGGGCTTCCCTCGCCTTTACACCGACAAAACCATCAACTCCCTCAAGCACAGGCTGCTGGTCTACCTCTGGAGGAGGGCTGAGCAGGACGGCAGCGCCACTGCCAAGAGGAG ATTCTTCCAGTTTTTTGATCAGCTGAGGAGGTTGAGGATGTGGAAGATGCAGCTGTTGGATGAGCATCACCTCTTCATTAAATACACCAGCGAAGATGTGGTCACACTCAGAGTCACAGATCCCTCACAg CCCTCCTTCTTCGTCGTGTACAACATGGTGTCCACAGAGGTGCTGGCCGTCTTTGAGAACACCTCCGATCAGCTGCTGGAGCTGTTTGAGAATTTCTGCGATCTGTTCAGAAACGCTACGCTGCACAGCCAGGCGGTCCAGTTCCCCTGCTCGGCCTCATCCAACAACTACGCCCGGCAGGTCCAGAGAAG aTTCAAGGACACCATAGTGAACGCCAAATATGGCGGGCACACGGAGGCGGTGCGGCGGCTGCTGGGTCAGCTGCCTATCAGCGCCCAATCCTACAGCAGCAGTCCATACCTCGACCTCTCCCTCTTCAGTTATGACGACAAGTGGGTGTCCGTAATGGAGAGGCCCAAGACCTGCGGAGATCACCCCATCAG GTTTTATGCACGGGACTCCGGCCTGCTGAAGTTTAAGATCCAGGCGGGCCTGCTGGGCCGGCCGGTGAATCACGCCGTGCGGCGTCTGGTTGCCTTCACCTTTCACCCCTTTGAaccttttgccatctctgtccagCGCACCAACGCAGAGTACGTGGTCAACTTCCACATGAGGCATGTCTGTGGGTGa